One stretch of Candidatus Eisenbacteria bacterium DNA includes these proteins:
- a CDS encoding sigma-70 family RNA polymerase sigma factor, producing MDERSGGSIGGMDEGRSLHLYLREIAKVPLLDREEEVDLARRSREGDPEAREALVRANLRFVVSVAKRYRNQGLSFSDLIDEGNLGLLEAVRRFDERRGNRFISYAVWWIKQSILKALAEQARMIRIPLGRAGTVQRILRETEKLRQAFGREPTDREVAEAVALSEAEIRETLNAASRMRSLDAPENGPDGESSLRDFLEDTLSPAPDTELIETGLRREVGRALRSLGPREEAVLRSYFGFDSDRKQTLEEIGKKMKLSRERVRQIKDQAIRRLRQSARGDALKSYLAS from the coding sequence ATGGACGAAAGGTCCGGAGGTTCGATCGGCGGGATGGACGAGGGTCGATCCCTCCATCTGTACCTCCGCGAGATCGCGAAGGTCCCGCTCCTCGATCGGGAGGAGGAGGTCGATCTGGCGCGGAGGAGCCGAGAGGGGGATCCCGAGGCGCGCGAGGCGCTCGTGCGCGCGAACCTCCGCTTCGTCGTCTCCGTCGCGAAGAGGTATCGGAACCAGGGGCTTTCGTTTTCCGATCTGATCGACGAGGGGAACCTGGGGCTCTTGGAGGCGGTGCGCCGTTTCGACGAGCGGAGGGGGAACCGGTTCATCTCGTACGCCGTCTGGTGGATCAAGCAGTCGATCCTGAAGGCGCTCGCGGAGCAGGCGCGGATGATCCGCATTCCCCTCGGACGCGCCGGAACGGTCCAGCGGATCCTTCGCGAGACGGAGAAGCTCCGCCAGGCGTTCGGCCGCGAGCCGACCGACCGCGAGGTCGCCGAGGCGGTCGCCCTCTCGGAGGCGGAGATCCGCGAGACGCTGAACGCGGCCTCCCGCATGCGCTCACTCGACGCCCCCGAGAACGGGCCGGACGGAGAGTCCTCCCTGCGCGACTTCTTGGAGGACACGCTGAGCCCGGCGCCGGACACGGAGCTGATCGAGACGGGACTCCGGAGGGAGGTGGGGCGCGCGCTCCGTTCCCTGGGGCCGCGCGAGGAGGCGGTTCTCCGCTCGTACTTCGGCTTCGATTCGGATCGGAAGCAGACGCTCGAGGAAATCGGTAAGAAGATGAAGCTCTCGCGTGAGAGAGTACGACAGATCAAGGATCAGGCGATCCGCCGGTTGCGGCAGTCGGCCCGCGGAGACGCCCTGAAGAGTTACCTCGCTTCCTAG
- a CDS encoding PilZ domain-containing protein yields MPKHEERRRHRRTDSRFGLRLGAEGVPGRDAIAAEGLNISLGGIYCRVPHFVPVMTKLKGTLVLPIPPAEGGAPVEEILDTEMIVVWTDPESEIPGCGSYQIGCSFLFLEEPSKLLLQRYLNHAGQGARV; encoded by the coding sequence ATGCCGAAACATGAGGAGCGGAGAAGACACCGGCGGACCGACTCGCGGTTCGGGCTCCGGCTCGGCGCGGAAGGAGTCCCCGGGCGCGACGCGATCGCCGCCGAAGGGCTCAACATCAGCCTCGGGGGAATCTACTGCCGAGTCCCGCATTTCGTCCCCGTGATGACCAAGCTGAAAGGAACCCTCGTCCTCCCGATCCCCCCCGCCGAAGGGGGCGCACCGGTCGAGGAGATCCTTGATACGGAAATGATCGTGGTCTGGACGGATCCCGAGTCGGAGATCCCCGGCTGCGGTTCGTATCAGATCGGCTGTTCCTTTCTCTTCCTGGAAGAGCCGAGCAAGCTTCTTCTTCAACGCTACCTGAACCACGCCGGCCAGGGCGCGCGCGTGTAA
- a CDS encoding hydroxymethylglutaryl-CoA synthase, producing MVGVIGYGAYIPRYRIRVEEIAKTWGADAPSYKRGLLLKEKSVPAPDQDTITMSVEASRYAVRRAGIDPTRIGAVYIGSESHPYAVKPSGTVLAEALGATPEAHTADFEFACKAGSEGMFVAMGLVRAGLVEYGLGVGADTSQGAPGDALEYSASAGAAAFLFGTEKVLAEVEETYTYMTDTPDFWRREHQYYPQHAGRFTGEPAYFKHTLGAAKGILKKAGATAKDFAFAVFHQPNGKFPQKVGEMLGFTKQQFETGLLSPTLGNTYSGASPIGLTAILDVAKPGDRILMVSYGSGAGSDAFIFRATDLLPKAQDLAPKTRPQLDENKFYLDYGTYAKFRGKIRKAG from the coding sequence ATGGTAGGCGTGATCGGTTACGGTGCCTACATCCCTCGGTACCGGATTCGCGTGGAGGAGATCGCGAAGACGTGGGGAGCGGACGCTCCGAGCTACAAGCGCGGCCTCCTCCTCAAGGAAAAATCCGTCCCTGCGCCCGACCAGGACACGATCACGATGTCCGTCGAGGCCTCCCGGTACGCCGTGCGGCGGGCCGGGATCGATCCGACGCGGATCGGCGCGGTCTACATCGGCTCGGAGTCGCACCCGTACGCGGTGAAGCCGAGCGGAACCGTCCTCGCGGAGGCGCTCGGCGCCACGCCGGAGGCGCACACGGCCGACTTCGAGTTCGCGTGCAAGGCCGGCTCTGAGGGGATGTTCGTCGCGATGGGTCTCGTGCGGGCCGGGCTCGTCGAGTACGGCCTGGGGGTCGGCGCCGACACCTCGCAAGGGGCGCCGGGGGATGCGCTCGAGTACTCCGCCTCGGCCGGCGCTGCCGCCTTCCTTTTCGGCACGGAGAAGGTCCTTGCGGAAGTCGAGGAGACCTACACGTACATGACCGACACTCCCGATTTCTGGCGGCGCGAGCACCAGTACTACCCGCAGCACGCCGGCCGCTTCACCGGCGAGCCGGCGTACTTCAAGCACACGCTCGGCGCGGCGAAGGGGATCTTGAAGAAGGCGGGCGCGACCGCGAAGGATTTCGCGTTCGCCGTCTTTCACCAACCGAACGGGAAGTTCCCGCAGAAGGTGGGCGAGATGCTCGGCTTCACCAAGCAACAGTTCGAGACGGGACTCCTCTCCCCCACGCTCGGGAACACCTACTCCGGCGCCTCTCCGATCGGGCTCACCGCGATCCTCGACGTCGCCAAGCCGGGCGACCGGATCCTGATGGTCTCCTACGGATCGGGCGCGGGGAGCGACGCGTTCATCTTCCGCGCGACCGACCTCCTGCCGAAGGCCCAGGATCTCGCGCCGAAGACGCGTCCCCAACTGGACGAGAACAAGTTCTACCTCGATTACGGCACCTACGCCAAGTTCCGCGGCAAGATCCGCAAGGCCGGATAG
- a CDS encoding thiolase domain-containing protein, with amino-acid sequence MREVAIVGVGMTRWGELWEKSLRDIYVETALLAMEDAGVDRIDSMVVGCMSSGLFVGQEHLGSVLADYLGQAPVPATRVESACASGGLAIRTGFMEVASGMSDIVLVSGVEKMTDVDGGDATYALGTAADQEYECYHGITFPGLYAMMARAYMHQYGLTREELAAVAVKNHENGSKNPLAQFPMQVTIEQVIGSVLVADPLRILDCSPITDGAAAIILCPLDQAKKISKNRPVKIIGSGHATDSIAYHSREDLTSLEAVAKAAERAYKMAGVGPDAIDAVEVHDCFTIAEILAIEALGLVERGKGRTAASSGLTAIGGKIPVNPSGGLKSKGHPVGATGVAQVIELVKQLRGECGERQVKNARRALAQNMGGSGGSSIVHILEVG; translated from the coding sequence ATGAGAGAAGTCGCAATCGTGGGCGTCGGCATGACGCGCTGGGGCGAGCTGTGGGAGAAATCCCTGCGCGACATCTACGTCGAAACCGCTCTTCTCGCGATGGAGGACGCCGGCGTCGACAGGATCGACTCGATGGTCGTCGGGTGCATGTCGAGCGGTCTCTTCGTCGGGCAAGAGCACCTCGGTTCGGTCCTCGCGGACTACCTCGGCCAGGCTCCGGTTCCGGCGACGCGCGTGGAGAGCGCGTGCGCCTCGGGCGGCCTCGCGATCCGGACTGGGTTCATGGAGGTCGCCTCGGGAATGAGCGACATCGTGCTCGTCTCCGGCGTCGAGAAAATGACCGACGTCGACGGAGGGGACGCGACCTACGCGCTCGGGACGGCGGCGGATCAGGAGTACGAGTGCTACCACGGGATCACGTTCCCGGGGCTCTACGCGATGATGGCGCGGGCGTACATGCATCAGTACGGCCTCACGCGCGAGGAGCTCGCCGCGGTCGCGGTGAAGAACCACGAGAACGGATCGAAGAACCCTCTCGCACAGTTCCCGATGCAGGTCACGATCGAGCAAGTGATCGGATCCGTACTGGTGGCCGATCCGCTTCGCATTCTCGACTGCTCGCCGATCACCGACGGCGCGGCGGCGATCATCCTCTGCCCCCTCGACCAGGCGAAGAAGATCTCGAAGAACCGTCCGGTGAAGATCATCGGAAGCGGCCACGCGACCGACAGCATCGCGTACCACTCGCGCGAGGATCTCACCTCTCTCGAGGCGGTCGCGAAGGCGGCCGAGCGGGCGTACAAGATGGCCGGCGTCGGCCCGGACGCGATCGACGCGGTCGAGGTCCACGACTGCTTCACGATCGCCGAGATCCTCGCGATCGAGGCGCTCGGTCTCGTGGAGCGCGGGAAGGGACGGACCGCCGCCTCCTCGGGGCTCACCGCGATCGGCGGAAAGATCCCCGTGAACCCGAGCGGCGGCCTCAAGTCGAAGGGACACCCGGTCGGCGCCACCGGCGTCGCCCAGGTGATCGAGCTCGTCAAGCAGCTTCGCGGCGAGTGCGGCGAGCGACAGGTGAAGAACGCGCGCCGCGCGCTCGCGCAGAACATGGGCGGTTCCGGCGGATCCTCGATCGTGCACATCCTGGAGGTGGGCTAA
- a CDS encoding Zn-ribbon domain-containing OB-fold protein: MFSSRYWREIPQRYRMEAAKCSGCGTVSFPPRLICPKCKGRTFEKVRLPDQGKVLTYTVIHVPATPFKDEVPFAIAVVELDGGVRITSQVVDCDPATIRIGQRVRTEFRKLQEVGDAGVLCYGYKCVPA, translated from the coding sequence ATGTTCTCGTCCCGATATTGGAGAGAGATCCCGCAGCGCTACCGAATGGAAGCGGCGAAATGCTCAGGCTGCGGAACCGTTTCCTTCCCTCCCCGGCTCATCTGCCCGAAGTGCAAGGGGCGGACATTCGAGAAGGTTCGCCTTCCCGACCAAGGGAAGGTCCTCACGTACACGGTGATCCACGTCCCGGCGACCCCGTTCAAGGACGAGGTCCCCTTTGCGATCGCCGTGGTCGAGCTGGATGGAGGCGTCCGGATCACGTCGCAGGTCGTCGATTGCGACCCCGCGACGATCCGGATCGGCCAGCGCGTGCGGACCGAGTTCCGCAAGCTGCAAGAGGTCGGCGACGCCGGGGTTCTCTGTTACGGATACAAGTGCGTTCCGGCTTAG
- a CDS encoding methylcrotonoyl-CoA carboxylase, translated as MLRLVEQLRSVLAEARKGGPPEAIERHKKRGKLTARERLDLLFDRNTPFLELNALAACGMYDDQAPAAGMVTGVGVVHGREVAVVANDATVKGGTYFPMTIKKHIRLQEVALQNRLPCIYLVDSGGIFLPEQAGTFPDKEHFGRIFYNQARLSAEGIAQIAIVQGFCTAGGAYVPAMSDETVIVRKQGTIYIGGPPLVKAATGEVVSAEELGGADVHCRISGVADHYAVDDKHALGIARNIIENLDPPRRFALERREPEDPYYDPEEIYGVVPSDLRRPYDAREVIARIVDGSRFHEFKELYGTTLVCGFAHILGYPVGILANNGVLFSESALKGAHFIELATIRKIPLLFLQNITGFIVGKQYEHGGIARDGAKMVHAVANADVPKFTVVVGGSYGAGNYAMCGRAYNPRLLWMWPNARISVMGGEQAANVLLQVKMEQMAAKGETPMGEKDQEEFKRPTLEKYEREGSPYYSTARLWDDGILDPLDTRKALALAIAMSLNAPIPDQKYGVFRM; from the coding sequence ATGCTTCGCCTCGTGGAGCAGCTTCGATCCGTTCTCGCCGAAGCGAGGAAGGGAGGACCGCCCGAGGCGATCGAGCGCCACAAGAAGCGCGGCAAGCTGACCGCCCGCGAAAGGCTCGACCTCCTCTTCGATCGCAACACCCCGTTCCTCGAGCTGAACGCTCTGGCCGCGTGCGGCATGTATGACGACCAGGCGCCCGCCGCCGGCATGGTGACGGGGGTCGGCGTGGTGCACGGCCGCGAGGTCGCCGTCGTGGCGAACGACGCGACCGTGAAGGGCGGGACCTACTTCCCGATGACGATCAAGAAGCACATCCGCCTTCAGGAGGTGGCGCTTCAGAATCGCCTGCCGTGCATCTATCTCGTCGACTCGGGAGGCATCTTCCTCCCCGAGCAGGCGGGCACGTTCCCCGACAAGGAGCATTTCGGGCGGATCTTCTACAACCAGGCGCGCCTCTCCGCCGAGGGGATCGCGCAGATCGCGATCGTGCAGGGATTCTGCACCGCGGGGGGCGCGTACGTTCCCGCGATGAGCGACGAGACGGTGATCGTGCGGAAACAGGGAACGATCTACATCGGCGGCCCTCCGCTCGTGAAGGCGGCGACCGGCGAGGTCGTGAGCGCGGAGGAGCTCGGCGGCGCGGATGTCCACTGCCGGATCTCCGGCGTCGCGGATCACTACGCGGTCGACGACAAGCACGCCCTCGGCATCGCCCGGAACATCATCGAGAACCTCGACCCGCCCCGGCGCTTCGCGCTCGAACGCCGCGAGCCGGAGGATCCTTACTACGACCCGGAGGAGATCTACGGCGTCGTGCCGAGCGATCTCCGCCGGCCGTACGACGCGCGCGAGGTGATCGCGCGTATCGTCGACGGGAGCCGCTTCCACGAGTTCAAGGAGCTCTACGGGACGACGCTCGTCTGCGGCTTCGCGCACATCCTCGGCTATCCGGTCGGGATCCTCGCGAACAACGGGGTTCTCTTCTCGGAGTCGGCGCTGAAGGGCGCCCACTTCATCGAGCTCGCGACGATCCGCAAGATCCCCCTCCTCTTTCTGCAGAACATCACCGGCTTCATCGTCGGAAAGCAGTACGAGCATGGCGGGATCGCGCGCGACGGCGCGAAGATGGTGCACGCGGTCGCGAACGCGGACGTCCCCAAGTTCACGGTGGTCGTCGGCGGATCGTACGGCGCGGGGAACTACGCGATGTGCGGCCGCGCATACAACCCGCGCCTCCTCTGGATGTGGCCGAACGCGCGGATCTCGGTGATGGGGGGCGAGCAGGCGGCGAACGTCCTTCTTCAAGTCAAGATGGAGCAGATGGCGGCGAAGGGGGAAACCCCGATGGGCGAGAAGGACCAAGAGGAGTTCAAGAGGCCGACCCTCGAGAAGTACGAGCGGGAAGGGAGCCCCTACTACAGCACGGCGCGCCTTTGGGACGACGGTATTCTCGACCCGCTCGACACCCGGAAGGCGCTCGCGCTCGCCATCGCCATGTCCTTGAACGCGCCGATCCCGGACCAGAAGTACGGCGTGTTCCGCATGTAG
- a CDS encoding enoyl-CoA hydratase/isomerase family protein: protein MTKEYKNLTLHAADRVATLTLNRPEVHNAFDDAMLGELQDAFERLAGDESVRVVVLTGAGRSFSAGADLGWMKRMVRYTLEENLADARRLADCLDRLHRLPKPTIARVNGAAIGGGMGLVAACDLAIASEKAVLGLSEVKLGLVPAVISPYVVRRAGEGKCREFFLTGERLSAAKALEAGLVHRCVPEEELDRAVAETAASLLSSGPRALAACKTLLDTVSETPLDRVNEITLRMIAEMRVGEEAQEGMAAFFEKRKPSWSGS, encoded by the coding sequence ATGACGAAGGAGTACAAGAACCTGACGCTTCACGCGGCGGACCGCGTCGCCACCCTGACGCTGAACCGCCCGGAAGTTCACAACGCGTTCGACGACGCCATGCTCGGCGAGCTTCAGGACGCCTTCGAACGGCTCGCCGGCGACGAGAGCGTGCGTGTGGTGGTTCTCACCGGCGCGGGGCGCTCTTTCTCCGCGGGGGCGGACCTCGGCTGGATGAAGCGGATGGTCCGCTACACGCTCGAGGAGAACCTCGCCGACGCGCGGCGTCTCGCCGACTGTCTCGACCGCCTCCACCGGCTGCCGAAGCCGACGATCGCCCGCGTAAACGGCGCCGCGATCGGCGGCGGCATGGGGCTCGTGGCCGCCTGCGACCTCGCGATCGCGTCGGAAAAGGCGGTGCTCGGCCTCTCCGAGGTGAAGCTCGGGCTCGTCCCGGCGGTGATCTCGCCGTACGTCGTGCGGCGCGCGGGCGAGGGGAAGTGCCGCGAGTTCTTTCTCACGGGCGAGAGGCTCTCCGCAGCGAAAGCTCTCGAGGCGGGACTCGTTCACCGGTGCGTGCCGGAGGAGGAGCTCGACCGCGCGGTCGCCGAGACCGCCGCGTCTCTCCTCTCGAGCGGGCCTCGCGCGCTCGCGGCGTGCAAGACGCTCCTCGACACGGTGTCCGAGACGCCTCTCGATCGGGTGAACGAGATCACGCTCCGAATGATCGCGGAGATGCGCGTCGGAGAGGAAGCGCAAGAAGGGATGGCCGCGTTCTTCGAGAAGCGGAAGCCCTCTTGGAGCGGTTCCTGA
- a CDS encoding acetyl-CoA carboxylase biotin carboxylase subunit — protein sequence MSVFRKILVANRGEIAIRVLRAARELGIPTVAVYSEADADAPHVRFAGESVCIGPAEPSKSYLSFERIFEAARTTDADAVHPGYGFLAENHEFAAACEERKIVFIGSNAESIRLLGSKTESRRTMAAAGVPVIAGMQIGGDSIETFAAEAKKVGYPVLIKASGGGGGKGMRIVRGPETLVESVEAARREALSAFGNDSVYLEKLIEKPRHVEFQVIGDHDGNVVHLFERECSIQRRHQKIVEESPSTALDPELRRRMGETAIRVVRAAGYTNAGTVEFLLDASGSFYFLEVNTRIQVEHPVTEMLAGVDLVKTQIRVAAGERLPWKQEDLSARGHAIECRVYAEDPETGFLPSAGTILFTREPSGPGVRVDSGIESGYSVPVHYDPILSKVIVWAEDRPAAIRKMRLALADYPILGIRTIVPFLIAVLDHPEFAAGRTHTGFIEEHLPGWKMAADPSDLDAALLAAALAADRPAPEETGLAARAPTPWQTLGKWEIAT from the coding sequence ATGAGCGTGTTTCGAAAGATCCTCGTCGCGAACCGGGGGGAGATCGCGATCCGCGTTCTCCGGGCGGCGCGGGAGCTCGGCATCCCCACCGTCGCGGTCTATTCGGAAGCGGACGCGGACGCCCCGCACGTCCGTTTCGCCGGCGAGTCGGTCTGCATCGGTCCCGCGGAGCCGTCGAAGAGTTACTTGAGCTTCGAACGGATCTTCGAGGCGGCGCGCACGACCGATGCCGACGCGGTGCATCCCGGCTACGGGTTCCTCGCGGAGAATCACGAGTTCGCCGCCGCGTGCGAGGAACGGAAGATCGTCTTCATCGGATCGAACGCCGAATCGATCCGGCTCCTCGGATCGAAGACCGAATCGCGGCGAACGATGGCCGCCGCCGGAGTCCCCGTCATCGCGGGGATGCAGATCGGCGGCGATTCGATCGAGACCTTCGCCGCCGAGGCGAAGAAGGTCGGGTATCCGGTCCTCATCAAGGCGTCGGGCGGAGGGGGCGGGAAGGGGATGCGGATCGTGCGCGGGCCCGAGACGCTCGTGGAATCGGTCGAAGCGGCCCGGCGCGAGGCGCTCTCCGCGTTCGGCAACGACTCGGTCTATCTCGAGAAGCTGATCGAGAAGCCGCGGCACGTCGAGTTCCAAGTGATCGGCGATCACGACGGGAACGTCGTTCATCTTTTCGAGCGCGAATGCTCGATCCAGCGAAGACATCAGAAGATCGTCGAGGAGAGCCCCTCGACCGCGCTCGATCCGGAGCTCCGGCGCCGGATGGGCGAGACGGCGATCCGGGTCGTCCGCGCCGCCGGCTACACGAACGCGGGAACGGTCGAGTTCCTCCTCGACGCGAGCGGCTCCTTCTACTTCCTCGAGGTGAACACGCGTATTCAGGTCGAGCACCCGGTCACGGAGATGCTTGCCGGCGTCGATCTCGTGAAGACGCAGATCCGGGTCGCCGCCGGGGAGCGGCTCCCTTGGAAACAGGAGGACCTCTCCGCGCGCGGCCACGCGATCGAATGCCGCGTCTATGCCGAGGATCCGGAGACCGGGTTCCTTCCCTCCGCCGGCACGATTCTCTTCACGCGCGAACCTTCCGGTCCCGGCGTGCGCGTCGATTCGGGGATCGAGTCGGGGTACTCCGTTCCGGTCCACTACGATCCGATCCTCTCCAAGGTGATCGTGTGGGCGGAGGACCGCCCCGCCGCGATCCGGAAGATGCGCCTCGCCCTCGCCGATTACCCGATTCTCGGAATCCGGACGATCGTGCCGTTCCTTATCGCCGTGCTCGATCATCCGGAGTTCGCGGCGGGCCGGACGCACACCGGATTCATCGAGGAGCACCTTCCGGGTTGGAAGATGGCCGCGGATCCGTCCGATCTCGATGCGGCGCTTCTCGCGGCCGCCCTCGCGGCGGACCGACCGGCGCCCGAGGAGACGGGCCTCGCGGCGCGCGCCCCGACCCCCTGGCAAACCCTCGGCAAATGGGAGATCGCCACGTAG
- a CDS encoding DUF1931 domain-containing protein has product MELIISKSRTKAAAKKCNVSSDFYGALDKKVRDMIAEAERRAMGNKRKTLKPNDL; this is encoded by the coding sequence GTGGAGCTCATCATCTCCAAGTCGCGCACGAAGGCGGCGGCGAAGAAGTGCAACGTTTCAAGCGATTTCTACGGGGCGCTGGACAAGAAGGTCCGCGACATGATCGCCGAGGCCGAGCGGCGCGCGATGGGCAACAAGAGGAAAACCCTGAAGCCGAACGATCTGTAA
- a CDS encoding CPBP family intramembrane metalloprotease has product MSAGDTLLVFRKEMIDLLRDRRSVLAMIVFPVLIHPILIFGSARLSSYGENRLKEETVTAVVEGGLPDLRERIVSSPGVRPLRARDPGEAVRSGRADVGVRLPEDLAITAGGEPEAVLFYDASSGLSGEARERVARIVDEWKTEVREARLDSLGAAELKRVLPVEEKNVASEERMAGGKLGKLLPILIVFLLLNGASFAAVDLFAGERERKTIETLLTSLAPRSSIVAGKFLAVAVSAVIATLLFLASSFFFTRVRWAGGEGLHDAWSVSPLSAAVVFAISLPLAFLLSAVLVLISSHARTYREAQTLLLPSLLLGVVPAAASVAPGVRLESIVAIVPIANVAVAVREALLGNYPVLFLGLVVLSNSIGAYAVLRWARAFLSSERTVYGEARREQGVLPADRPRAREATVFFAFEILVLYYLGSFVQSRDLLSGVILTLWGFLLLPTLVFARWVRLDFRRDFSLRLPSPRHLLAGVLLAPASLLAANLLFHAQSRFLPVPEEMMETFERLLDSGEGGLVFVLFAVAVSPGICEEMLFRGLLLGQYRRVLSPARAILAGGLLFGLFHLSIYRFLPTALLGIIAGWLVLRTRSIVPAMFLHAVYNGIGIWAGGAGGALEGEILSAPLVAGAVLLAAGALLLLREREWGGGDG; this is encoded by the coding sequence ATGAGCGCCGGAGACACGCTACTCGTCTTCCGCAAGGAGATGATCGACCTTCTCCGCGATCGCCGGTCGGTCCTGGCGATGATCGTCTTCCCCGTTCTCATCCATCCGATCCTGATCTTCGGCTCCGCGCGCCTTTCGTCGTACGGAGAGAACCGGCTCAAGGAGGAGACGGTGACGGCGGTCGTCGAGGGGGGCCTTCCGGATCTTCGCGAGCGAATCGTCTCCTCGCCCGGCGTCCGGCCGCTCCGCGCCCGCGATCCGGGCGAGGCGGTTCGCTCCGGCCGCGCCGATGTCGGCGTTCGGCTTCCGGAAGACCTCGCGATCACCGCCGGCGGAGAGCCGGAAGCGGTTCTCTTCTACGACGCTTCCAGCGGTCTCTCCGGCGAGGCGAGGGAGAGGGTCGCCCGGATCGTGGACGAATGGAAGACGGAGGTTCGCGAGGCGCGCCTCGACAGCTTGGGCGCCGCGGAGCTGAAGCGCGTTCTCCCGGTGGAGGAGAAGAACGTCGCGTCGGAGGAGCGGATGGCGGGGGGGAAGCTGGGGAAGCTCCTTCCGATCCTGATCGTGTTTCTCCTCCTGAACGGAGCCTCCTTCGCGGCGGTCGATCTCTTTGCGGGGGAGCGCGAACGGAAGACGATCGAGACCCTTCTCACGTCGCTCGCTCCGCGCTCCTCGATCGTGGCCGGCAAGTTCCTCGCGGTCGCCGTCTCGGCCGTGATCGCCACGCTCCTCTTTCTTGCCTCGAGTTTTTTCTTCACGCGCGTGCGATGGGCGGGGGGAGAGGGACTCCATGACGCGTGGTCCGTGTCGCCCCTCTCCGCCGCGGTCGTCTTCGCGATCTCGCTCCCTCTCGCGTTTCTTCTTTCCGCGGTCCTCGTCCTCATCTCGAGCCACGCGCGGACCTACCGCGAAGCGCAGACTCTCCTTCTTCCTTCGCTTCTTCTCGGCGTGGTCCCCGCAGCCGCCTCGGTCGCCCCGGGCGTGCGGCTCGAATCGATCGTCGCGATCGTGCCGATCGCGAACGTCGCCGTGGCCGTGCGGGAGGCGCTTCTCGGGAACTACCCGGTCCTCTTTCTCGGGCTCGTCGTTCTCTCGAACTCGATCGGGGCGTACGCGGTCCTTCGATGGGCGCGCGCGTTTCTCTCGAGCGAGCGGACGGTCTATGGAGAAGCGCGAAGAGAGCAGGGGGTTCTCCCCGCCGACCGCCCAAGGGCGCGCGAGGCGACGGTCTTCTTCGCGTTCGAGATTCTCGTTCTCTACTATCTCGGGTCTTTCGTCCAGTCGAGGGATCTTCTCTCGGGCGTGATCCTCACGCTGTGGGGGTTTCTCCTTCTCCCGACGCTCGTCTTCGCGCGATGGGTTCGCCTCGACTTCCGCCGTGATTTCTCCCTCCGGCTGCCGAGCCCGCGGCATCTCCTCGCGGGGGTTCTTCTCGCGCCGGCATCGCTTCTCGCGGCGAACCTGCTCTTCCACGCGCAGAGCCGGTTCCTTCCCGTCCCGGAAGAAATGATGGAGACCTTCGAGAGGCTGCTGGACAGCGGAGAGGGGGGCCTCGTCTTCGTCCTGTTTGCGGTCGCGGTGAGCCCGGGGATCTGCGAGGAGATGCTCTTCCGGGGCCTTCTTCTCGGACAGTACCGGAGGGTTCTCTCGCCGGCCCGAGCCATCCTCGCGGGGGGGCTCCTCTTCGGGCTCTTCCACCTCAGCATCTACCGGTTCCTGCCGACCGCGCTGCTCGGGATTATCGCCGGGTGGCTCGTCCTGCGGACCCGATCGATCGTACCGGCGATGTTCCTGCACGCGGTCTACAACGGCATCGGCATTTGGGCGGGCGGCGCCGGGGGGGCCCTCGAAGGGGAGATCCTCTCCGCGCCGTTGGTCGCGGGGGCGGTCCTTCTCGCGGCGGGAGCTCTCCTCCTCCTGAGGGAGAGGGAATGGGGAGGGGGAGACGGATGA
- a CDS encoding ATP-binding cassette domain-containing protein, whose protein sequence is MIAADRLKKIYSDAKRGDVVAVDAISFDCVEGEIFGILGPNGAGKTTALRMLATILGPTSGSALLNGYDIVREPEKVRGSIGYLSGETGLYARLTPREILRYFGLLNRYPKDALEERIRDLVALFDMHEFADVRCEKLSTGMRQKVSIARAVVHDPPILIFDEPTAGLDILVADALLTYIEQCRGQGKCVVFSTHVMSEAERICDRIAVIHRGRILSVGSLEELRARTGQRFLEKIFLSLVRGGGEG, encoded by the coding sequence ATGATCGCCGCGGACCGCCTGAAGAAGATCTATTCGGACGCGAAGCGTGGGGATGTCGTCGCGGTCGATGCGATCTCGTTCGATTGCGTCGAGGGGGAGATCTTCGGGATCCTGGGGCCGAACGGGGCGGGGAAGACGACGGCGCTCCGTATGCTCGCGACGATTCTCGGGCCGACGTCGGGAAGCGCACTCCTCAACGGCTACGACATCGTCCGCGAGCCGGAGAAGGTGCGCGGCTCGATCGGCTACCTCTCGGGGGAGACCGGCCTTTACGCGCGCCTCACCCCGCGCGAGATCCTCCGCTACTTCGGCCTCCTCAACCGTTACCCGAAAGACGCGCTCGAGGAGCGCATCCGCGATCTCGTTGCTCTCTTCGACATGCACGAGTTCGCCGATGTCCGCTGCGAGAAGCTCTCGACGGGGATGCGCCAGAAGGTATCGATCGCGCGCGCGGTGGTCCACGACCCTCCGATCCTCATCTTCGACGAGCCGACGGCCGGCCTCGATATTCTCGTCGCGGACGCGCTTCTCACCTACATCGAGCAGTGCCGGGGCCAAGGGAAGTGCGTCGTCTTCTCCACCCACGTGATGAGCGAGGCGGAGCGGATCTGCGACCGGATCGCCGTCATCCACCGCGGCCGGATTCTCTCGGTCGGCTCGCTCGAGGAGCTTCGCGCGCGGACGGGGCAGCGCTTTCTCGAGAAGATCTTCCTCTCTCTCGTTCGGGGCGGGGGGGAAGGATGA